Proteins encoded within one genomic window of Gadus chalcogrammus isolate NIFS_2021 chromosome 6, NIFS_Gcha_1.0, whole genome shotgun sequence:
- the gfpt1 gene encoding glutamine--fructose-6-phosphate aminotransferase [isomerizing] 1 isoform X1 has protein sequence MCGIFAYLNYHVPRTRREILEILLKGLHRLEYRGYDSAGVGIDGGNEKDWESTGRSIQLIKQRGKVQALDEEINRITEQQGIDMDVEFDVHLGIAHTRWATHGAPSPVNSHPHRSDKNNEFIVIHNGIITNYKDLRKFLESKDYEFESETDTETIAKLVKYMYDNRENDELSFTTLVERVTQQLEGAFVLVFKSVHYPGEAVGTRRGGPLLIGVKCDHKLSTDHIPILYRSTGKDKKGCTALPRVDQDTSLFPTDEKAVEYYFASDASAVIEHTNRVIFLEDDDVAAVNEGRLSIHRIKRTAGDHPARAIQTLQMELQQIMKGNYRAFMQKEIFEQPESVFNTMRGRVNFDDNTVMLGGLKDHIKEIQRCRRLILIACGTSYHAGVATRQVLEELTELPVMVELSSDFLDRNTPVFRDDVCFFISQSGETADSLMALRYCKERGALTVGITNTVGSSISRETDCGVHINAGPEIGVASTKAYTSQFVALIMFALLMCDDRISMQPRRREIIQGLRVLPDLIKEVLSLDDEIQNLAEELYQQKSVLIMGRGYHYATCLEGALKIKEITYMHSEGILAGELKHGPLALVDKLMPVIMIIMRDHTYVKCQNALQQVVARQGRPIVICDRDDQETINNSSRTIKVPHCVDCLQGVLSVIPLQLLSFHLAVLRGYDVDCPRNLAKSVTVE, from the exons ATGTGTG GAATCTTTGCTTATCTTAACTACCACGTGCCGCGGACACGGCGGGAGATCCTGGAGATCCTGCTCAAAGGCCTTCACCGTCTGGAGTACCGGGGTTATGACTCAGCTG GTGTGGGGATCGACGGCGGTAACGAGAAGGACTGGGAGTCCACCGGCCGCTCCATCCAGCTCATCAAGCAGCGGGGGAAGGTGCAGGCTCTGGACGAGGAGATCAACAG GATCACAGAGCAGCAGGGCATTGACATGGACGTGGAGTTCGACGTCCACCTGGGCATCGCTCACACCCGCTGGGCCACCCACGGCGCCCCCAGCCCGGTCAACAGCCACCCGCACCGCTCTGACAAGAACAACG AGTTCATCGTCATTCACAACGGCATCATCACCAACTACAAGGACCTGCGGAAATTCCTG GAGAGCAAAGACTACGAGTTTGAGTCGGAGACCGACACGGAGACCATCGCCAAGCTGGTGAAGTACATGTACGACAACCGTGAGAACGACGAGCTGAGCTTCACCACGCTGGTGGAGAGAGTGACCCAGCAGCTG GAAGGAGCCTTTGTCCTGGTGTTCAAGAGCGTCCATTACCCTGGAGAGGCGGTCGGGACCAG GAGGGGAGGGCCTCTTTTGATTGGTGTGAAATGCGACCACAAACTTTCTACAGATCACATCCCCATCCTCTACCGCTCTA CTGGCAAGGACAAGAAGGGCTGCACGGCCCTGCCCCGCGTGGACCAGGACACCTCTCTGTTCCCCACGGACGAGAAGGCCGTGGAGTACTACTTTGCTTCTGACGCAAG CGCGGTCATCGAGCACACCAACCGGGTGATCTTCCTGGAGGACGATGACGTGGCGGCGGTGAACGAGGGGCGGCTGTCCATCCACCGCATCAAGCGCACCGCGGGGGACCACCCGGCCCGCGCCATCCAGACCCTGCAGATGGAGCTGCAGCAGATCATGAAGG GAAACTACCGTGCGTTCATGCAGAAGGAGATCTTCGAACAGCCAGAGTCCGTGTTCAACACCATGCGAGGCAGGGTCAACTTTGATGACAACacag TGATGCTGGGGGGGCTGAAGGACCATATCAAAGAGATCCAGAGGTGTCGACGGCTGATACTCATCGCCTGTGGGACCAGCTACCACGCGGGCGTGGCG ACCCGTCAGGTACTGGAGGAGCTCACGGAGCTGCCCGTCATGGTGGAGCTGTCCAGCGACTTCCTTGACAGGAACACGCCCGTGTTCCGAGACGACGTGTGCTTCTTCATCAGCCAATCGG GGGAGACGGCGGACAGCCTGATGGCGCTGCGATACTGCAAGGAGAGGGGGGCTCTGACGGTGGGCATCACCAACACCGTGGGCAGCTCCATCTCCAGGGAGACGGACTGCGGCGTGCACATCAACGCCGGCCCCGAGATCGGCGTGGCCAGCACCAAG GCCTACACCAGTCAGTTCGTGGCGCTGATCATGTTCGCCCTGCTGATGTGTGACGACCGCATCTCCATGCAGCCCCGGAGGCGTGAGATCATCCAGGGCCTGAGAGTCCTGCCGG ATCTGATCAAGGAGGTGCTGAGTCTGGACGATGAGATCCAGAATCTGGCGGAGGAGCTCTACCAGCAGAAGAGCGTGCTGATCATGGGACGGGGCTACCACTACGCTACCTGCCTGGAGGGGGCGCTG AAAATCAAGGAGATCACGTACATGCACTCGGAGGGCATCTTGGCCGGGGAGCTGAAGCACGGCCCGCTGGCCCTGGTGGACAAGCTGATGCCCGTCATCATGATCATCATGAGGGACCACACTTACGTCAAGTGTCAGAACGCCCTGCAGCAGGTGGTCGCCCGCCAG ggccggcCCATCGTGATCTGTGACCGAGACGACCAGGAGACCATCAACAACTCAAGCCGCACCATCAAGGTTCCGCACTGTGTGGACTGCCTGCAGGGGGTCCTCAGCGTCATCCCCCTGCAGCTGCTGTCCTTCCACCTGGCCGTTCTGCGCGGCTACGAC
- the gfpt1 gene encoding glutamine--fructose-6-phosphate aminotransferase [isomerizing] 1 isoform X2, whose product MCGIFAYLNYHVPRTRREILEILLKGLHRLEYRGYDSAGVGIDGGNEKDWESTGRSIQLIKQRGKVQALDEEINKQQGIDMDVEFDVHLGIAHTRWATHGAPSPVNSHPHRSDKNNEFIVIHNGIITNYKDLRKFLESKDYEFESETDTETIAKLVKYMYDNRENDELSFTTLVERVTQQLEGAFVLVFKSVHYPGEAVGTRRGGPLLIGVKCDHKLSTDHIPILYRSTGKDKKGCTALPRVDQDTSLFPTDEKAVEYYFASDASAVIEHTNRVIFLEDDDVAAVNEGRLSIHRIKRTAGDHPARAIQTLQMELQQIMKGNYRAFMQKEIFEQPESVFNTMRGRVNFDDNTVMLGGLKDHIKEIQRCRRLILIACGTSYHAGVATRQVLEELTELPVMVELSSDFLDRNTPVFRDDVCFFISQSGETADSLMALRYCKERGALTVGITNTVGSSISRETDCGVHINAGPEIGVASTKAYTSQFVALIMFALLMCDDRISMQPRRREIIQGLRVLPDLIKEVLSLDDEIQNLAEELYQQKSVLIMGRGYHYATCLEGALKIKEITYMHSEGILAGELKHGPLALVDKLMPVIMIIMRDHTYVKCQNALQQVVARQGRPIVICDRDDQETINNSSRTIKVPHCVDCLQGVLSVIPLQLLSFHLAVLRGYDVDCPRNLAKSVTVE is encoded by the exons ATGTGTG GAATCTTTGCTTATCTTAACTACCACGTGCCGCGGACACGGCGGGAGATCCTGGAGATCCTGCTCAAAGGCCTTCACCGTCTGGAGTACCGGGGTTATGACTCAGCTG GTGTGGGGATCGACGGCGGTAACGAGAAGGACTGGGAGTCCACCGGCCGCTCCATCCAGCTCATCAAGCAGCGGGGGAAGGTGCAGGCTCTGGACGAGGAGATCAACA AGCAGCAGGGCATTGACATGGACGTGGAGTTCGACGTCCACCTGGGCATCGCTCACACCCGCTGGGCCACCCACGGCGCCCCCAGCCCGGTCAACAGCCACCCGCACCGCTCTGACAAGAACAACG AGTTCATCGTCATTCACAACGGCATCATCACCAACTACAAGGACCTGCGGAAATTCCTG GAGAGCAAAGACTACGAGTTTGAGTCGGAGACCGACACGGAGACCATCGCCAAGCTGGTGAAGTACATGTACGACAACCGTGAGAACGACGAGCTGAGCTTCACCACGCTGGTGGAGAGAGTGACCCAGCAGCTG GAAGGAGCCTTTGTCCTGGTGTTCAAGAGCGTCCATTACCCTGGAGAGGCGGTCGGGACCAG GAGGGGAGGGCCTCTTTTGATTGGTGTGAAATGCGACCACAAACTTTCTACAGATCACATCCCCATCCTCTACCGCTCTA CTGGCAAGGACAAGAAGGGCTGCACGGCCCTGCCCCGCGTGGACCAGGACACCTCTCTGTTCCCCACGGACGAGAAGGCCGTGGAGTACTACTTTGCTTCTGACGCAAG CGCGGTCATCGAGCACACCAACCGGGTGATCTTCCTGGAGGACGATGACGTGGCGGCGGTGAACGAGGGGCGGCTGTCCATCCACCGCATCAAGCGCACCGCGGGGGACCACCCGGCCCGCGCCATCCAGACCCTGCAGATGGAGCTGCAGCAGATCATGAAGG GAAACTACCGTGCGTTCATGCAGAAGGAGATCTTCGAACAGCCAGAGTCCGTGTTCAACACCATGCGAGGCAGGGTCAACTTTGATGACAACacag TGATGCTGGGGGGGCTGAAGGACCATATCAAAGAGATCCAGAGGTGTCGACGGCTGATACTCATCGCCTGTGGGACCAGCTACCACGCGGGCGTGGCG ACCCGTCAGGTACTGGAGGAGCTCACGGAGCTGCCCGTCATGGTGGAGCTGTCCAGCGACTTCCTTGACAGGAACACGCCCGTGTTCCGAGACGACGTGTGCTTCTTCATCAGCCAATCGG GGGAGACGGCGGACAGCCTGATGGCGCTGCGATACTGCAAGGAGAGGGGGGCTCTGACGGTGGGCATCACCAACACCGTGGGCAGCTCCATCTCCAGGGAGACGGACTGCGGCGTGCACATCAACGCCGGCCCCGAGATCGGCGTGGCCAGCACCAAG GCCTACACCAGTCAGTTCGTGGCGCTGATCATGTTCGCCCTGCTGATGTGTGACGACCGCATCTCCATGCAGCCCCGGAGGCGTGAGATCATCCAGGGCCTGAGAGTCCTGCCGG ATCTGATCAAGGAGGTGCTGAGTCTGGACGATGAGATCCAGAATCTGGCGGAGGAGCTCTACCAGCAGAAGAGCGTGCTGATCATGGGACGGGGCTACCACTACGCTACCTGCCTGGAGGGGGCGCTG AAAATCAAGGAGATCACGTACATGCACTCGGAGGGCATCTTGGCCGGGGAGCTGAAGCACGGCCCGCTGGCCCTGGTGGACAAGCTGATGCCCGTCATCATGATCATCATGAGGGACCACACTTACGTCAAGTGTCAGAACGCCCTGCAGCAGGTGGTCGCCCGCCAG ggccggcCCATCGTGATCTGTGACCGAGACGACCAGGAGACCATCAACAACTCAAGCCGCACCATCAAGGTTCCGCACTGTGTGGACTGCCTGCAGGGGGTCCTCAGCGTCATCCCCCTGCAGCTGCTGTCCTTCCACCTGGCCGTTCTGCGCGGCTACGAC
- the nfu1 gene encoding NFU1 iron-sulfur cluster scaffold homolog, mitochondrial translates to MAACRHLGAGLRLSASLSRLVINQGHHNAGFHGISYRPKPRVTSRWPNTSFTVVPGRTMFVQTQDTPNPNSLKFLPGRVVLEAGTMDFAAPRDAFCSPLARQLFRIDGVKGVFLGPDFITITKSDAEVEWKVIKPDVFAAIMDFFTTGLPVVNEDSVPSPDTAPSDDDDEVVGLIKELLDTRIRPTVQEDGGDVLYMGFEDGIVKLKLQGSCTSCPSSIITLKSGIQNMLQFYVPEVESVEQVKDDEEQIAQA, encoded by the exons GGTTATTAATCAAGGACATCACAATGCCGGATTTCACGGGATATCCTACAGGCCTAAACCACGAGTCACAAGCAGATGGCCAAATACCTCTTTTACAGTTGTCCCCG GGAGAACCATGTTTGTCCAGACCCAGGACACCCCAAACCCAAACAGCCTGAAGTTTCTACCGGGTCGTGTGGTTCTGGAAGCGGGAACTATGGATTTTGCTGCACCCCGTGATGCGTTCTGCTCCCCCCTTGCCAG GCAGTTGTTCAGAATCGATGGCGTCAAAGGTGTGTTCTTGGGTCCAGACTTCATCACCATAACAAAG TCTGATGCGGAAGTGGAATGGAAGGTGATCAAACCAGACGTATTCGCTGCCATTATGGATTTCTTCACCACTGGCCTCCCCGTGGTCAACGAGGACAGCGTCCCCAGTCCAGACACAG CACCATCGGATGACGACGATGAAGTAGTGGGGTTGATCAAAGAACTCCTGGACACTAGAATACG GCCCACGGTGCAGGAGGACGGGGGAGACGTCCTGTACATGGGCTTCGAGGACGGCATCGTGAAGCTGAAGCTGCAGGGCTCCTGCACCAGCTGCCCCAGCTCCATCATCACCCTGAAGAGCGGCATCCAGAACATGCTGCAGTTCTACGTCCCCGAGGTGGAGTCGGTGGAGCAG GTGAAGGATGATGAGGAGCAGATCGCTCAGGCTTGA